Proteins from a genomic interval of Lolium perenne isolate Kyuss_39 chromosome 1, Kyuss_2.0, whole genome shotgun sequence:
- the LOC139833617 gene encoding uncharacterized protein, which yields MPDNWNWGLPPYNREQPPELVADGELKRLRLLEANHLKELAALKKEQEEKLEGLSKRLEEVERQRLSLQQEVTTKSNELSATAKRWLGELSALDRGLAAAFPEAQEEALAAVGRAREDRRQATGEQSSDCFTMDDYLASIAARVEPVTKLGWELRKAAEELIRLLWPTETLPEDLSNLIAWLDRAPDRFLDWKESATRAGADMALSFVLSWYNEVSLDQLEFRRADVEDKLPAEDKTARLARACAIEEEAEDEEAGDVPEDDPAAGSADAPPAGPDPVGA from the exons atgccggacaactggAATTGGGGGCTGCCGCCTTACAACCGGGAGCAGCCGCCTGAACTG gtggctgacggggagctgaaacggctgcgcctccttgaggctaaccatctcaaggaacttgccgccctcaagaaggagcaggaggaaaagctggagggtctgagcaagcggttggaggaggtggagcggcaacggctttcgctccagcaagaggtgaccaccaagtccaacgagctgtcggccaccgccaagcggtggttgggggaacttagcgcgctcgaccgcggcttggcgg cggccttccctgaggcgcaggaggaggcgttagcggctgttggcagggcgcgggaggatcgccggcaggccactggggagcagagctccgactgcttcaccatggacgactatctggcgtccatcgccgcccgcgtggagccggtcaccaagcttggctgggagctgcggaaggcggcggaggagctgatccgACTGCTGTGGCCGACTGAAACACTGCCggaagatctctccaatctcatcgcttggctggacagggctcccgaccgcttcttggactggaaggagtcggccacgcgcgccggagccgatatggcgctatcttttgtgctctcctggtataacgaggttagcctcgaccagttggagttccggcgcgccgacgtggaggacaagctcccggcggaggacaagactgctcggcttgcccgcgcctgcgccatt gaggaggaggctgaggACGAAGAGGCGGGCGACGTGCCCGAggatgacccggcagccggctctgctgatgctcctccggctggtcctgatCCAGTCGGTGCTTAG